A DNA window from Parabacteroides johnsonii DSM 18315 contains the following coding sequences:
- the uvrA gene encoding excinuclease ABC subunit UvrA, with product MSENNSIFIKGARINNLKNIDVEIPRDKLVVITGLSGSGKSSLAFDTLYAEGQRRYVESLSAYARQFLGRMSKPECDYIKGIPPAIAIEQKVNTRNPRSTVGTSTEIYEYLRLLYARIGKTISPVSGMEVKKHQVSDIVKEVLGYPAGTRFAVYAPVVLPDGRGIKEQLEILQKEGYTRLSIGETVYRIGEVLADDTLLSSPVIELLIDRLVVSDDKTLKSRLADSAETAFFEGHDTCIIRIYTSEGTVVKEYSKKFEADGRVFEEPTDMMFSFNNPLGACPTCEGFGKVLGIDENLVVPDKSLSVFQGAVVCWKGDVMGEWLKEFIVKSEKYNFPIHRPYYDLTQREKDLLWHGAHGLHGIDDFFKFVEENLYKIQYRVMLARYRGKTVCPTCKGSRLRPEALYVKVGGKDIAELVTLPITEAKAFFDHLQLDENEASIAKRLLTEITNRLQFLLDVGLGYLTLDRLSSSLSGGESQRINLATSLGSSLVGSLYILDEPSIGLHSRDTDLLIKVLRQLQALGNTVVVVEHDEEIIRAADYIIDIGPKAGRLGGEVVYQGDVDDLKTSSNSYTVRYLTGEDQIEVPLYRRPWNNYIEVKGARKNNLKGIDVKFPLNVMTVVTGVSGSGKSSLVRDIFYEGVKHYLDEAARLMVDCSGLEGDMHMIKSIEFVDQNSIGKSSRSNPVTYIGAYDEIRKLYGEQPLAKQMGYSAAYFSFNKEGGRCEECKGEGKITVEMQFMADITLECETCHGKRFKQDVLDVEYHGASIYDMLEMTVNQAIEFFGQYPGSQEKKIVKKLKPLQDVGLGYIKLGQTSSTLSGGENQRVKLAYYLGQEKQEPTLFVFDEPTTGLHFHDIKTLLKAFNALIDKGHTVVIIEHNMDVIKCADYLVDLGPEGGNAGGNLVCTGTPEEVAMCEASYTGKYLKDKL from the coding sequence ATGTCCGAAAACAATTCTATATTCATCAAGGGAGCTCGAATCAATAACCTGAAAAATATCGATGTCGAGATTCCCAGAGATAAACTGGTCGTTATAACCGGCCTTTCCGGTAGTGGAAAATCATCATTGGCATTCGATACGTTGTATGCGGAAGGGCAGCGCCGCTATGTGGAGAGCCTTTCGGCCTATGCACGCCAGTTTCTGGGGCGTATGAGCAAGCCGGAGTGCGACTATATCAAAGGCATTCCCCCTGCCATCGCTATCGAACAGAAGGTGAACACCCGCAACCCGCGCTCGACGGTAGGAACTTCTACGGAGATATACGAATACCTTCGGCTCTTGTATGCCCGTATCGGGAAAACTATCTCTCCTGTCTCCGGGATGGAAGTGAAGAAACACCAGGTAAGCGATATTGTGAAAGAAGTTTTAGGCTACCCTGCCGGAACACGCTTTGCCGTATATGCTCCTGTCGTCCTGCCGGATGGGCGTGGCATCAAGGAGCAGTTGGAAATCTTGCAAAAAGAAGGCTATACCCGTTTGTCCATTGGCGAGACCGTTTACCGGATCGGTGAAGTATTGGCGGATGACACATTGCTTTCCTCCCCGGTGATCGAACTGTTGATAGACCGTCTGGTCGTATCGGATGACAAGACATTGAAAAGCCGTCTTGCCGATTCCGCCGAAACGGCTTTCTTCGAAGGGCACGATACTTGTATCATCCGTATCTACACATCTGAAGGAACAGTTGTAAAAGAATATTCCAAGAAATTCGAGGCTGATGGTAGGGTGTTCGAGGAACCGACCGATATGATGTTCAGCTTTAATAACCCGTTAGGTGCCTGCCCGACTTGCGAAGGTTTCGGGAAGGTGCTTGGTATCGATGAAAATCTGGTCGTGCCGGATAAAAGCCTGTCCGTTTTCCAGGGAGCGGTAGTCTGCTGGAAAGGTGATGTGATGGGAGAATGGCTGAAAGAGTTTATTGTGAAGAGCGAGAAATATAACTTCCCGATCCATCGTCCTTATTACGATCTGACGCAAAGGGAGAAAGACTTGCTTTGGCACGGTGCCCACGGACTGCACGGCATCGACGACTTTTTTAAGTTTGTGGAAGAGAACCTTTATAAGATACAGTATCGTGTGATGTTGGCACGTTATCGCGGAAAGACCGTTTGCCCGACTTGTAAAGGGTCCCGCCTGCGTCCTGAAGCCCTCTATGTAAAGGTAGGGGGAAAGGATATTGCGGAACTGGTTACCCTTCCGATCACGGAAGCAAAAGCCTTTTTCGATCACCTTCAACTTGACGAGAACGAGGCATCCATTGCCAAACGTTTGCTGACGGAGATCACTAACCGCCTGCAATTCCTGTTGGATGTGGGGTTGGGCTATCTGACGCTTGACCGCCTGTCTTCCTCCCTTTCCGGAGGAGAAAGCCAGCGTATCAATTTGGCGACCTCTTTGGGGAGTAGCTTGGTCGGGTCTCTTTATATATTGGACGAGCCGAGTATCGGGCTCCATTCTCGCGACACTGATTTGCTGATCAAGGTGCTCCGGCAATTGCAGGCATTAGGTAATACGGTGGTCGTGGTGGAGCATGACGAAGAGATTATCCGTGCGGCCGATTACATTATCGACATCGGTCCGAAGGCCGGTCGCCTGGGTGGGGAAGTGGTCTATCAGGGTGATGTGGACGATTTGAAAACCAGTAGCAACAGCTATACCGTCCGGTATCTGACGGGAGAGGACCAGATAGAAGTGCCTCTTTATCGTCGTCCCTGGAATAATTATATCGAGGTGAAAGGTGCCCGTAAAAACAATTTGAAAGGGATTGATGTGAAGTTCCCTTTGAATGTGATGACAGTCGTAACAGGTGTCAGCGGTTCGGGTAAAAGTTCGCTCGTGCGTGATATTTTCTACGAAGGTGTCAAGCATTATTTAGACGAGGCTGCCCGCTTGATGGTTGACTGTTCCGGCTTGGAAGGCGATATGCACATGATCAAAAGCATCGAGTTCGTCGACCAGAACTCCATCGGCAAGAGTTCCCGTTCCAACCCGGTGACCTATATCGGGGCCTACGATGAGATCCGTAAACTTTACGGTGAGCAGCCTTTGGCTAAGCAGATGGGCTATTCGGCTGCCTATTTCTCCTTTAATAAGGAAGGCGGGCGATGTGAAGAATGTAAAGGAGAAGGAAAGATCACGGTCGAGATGCAGTTCATGGCCGATATCACCCTCGAATGCGAAACCTGCCATGGCAAGCGCTTCAAACAGGATGTGCTCGATGTCGAATATCACGGTGCGAGTATCTATGATATGCTGGAAATGACCGTGAACCAGGCGATTGAGTTCTTTGGACAATATCCGGGATCACAGGAAAAGAAGATCGTCAAAAAGCTGAAACCCCTCCAGGATGTCGGGTTGGGGTATATCAAACTCGGACAGACTTCATCCACTTTGTCCGGTGGTGAAAACCAGCGTGTGAAACTTGCTTACTATCTGGGCCAGGAGAAACAGGAACCGACGCTTTTCGTCTTTGACGAGCCGACGACCGGTCTGCATTTTCATGATATCAAGACGTTGCTGAAGGCTTTCAATGCCCTGATCGATAAAGGTCATACGGTTGTCATTATCGAACATAATATGGATGTGATCAAATGTGCCGACTATCTGGTTGATCTCGGCCCCGAAGGAGGAAATGCCGGAGGAAATCTGGTTTGCACCGGAACGCCGGAGGAGGTGGCCATGTGCGAGGCATCTTATACGGGAAAATATTTAAAGGATAAACTCTGA
- a CDS encoding glycosyl hydrolase has translation MRKPLLKILLCLSLLSPFTGSGQDKNVLESGFVNPEKQVQTSVYWYWISGNISEEGVKKDLYSMKEAGINRAFIGNIGLEGIQTPYKTVPFYSEEWWKILHAALKTATELGIEIGIFNSPGWSQSGGPWVKPEQAMRYLASVKAEVSGGKQVEVILTKPDKDFQDVKVIAFPSVGKKTTRLSAANTKVTSAMSLQNLNHLVDGNKETVMLFTEKSEKPVAIDFRTDQPFILRSLQIFPARQPIQTNARLLVKENGGYRMLSEFKIDRFNANLNVGFDPYAPVVISVPETTASEFRLELANTASGTGLGEVEFLSLPAVERYPEKTLAKMFQTPLPYWHEYQWPVQPEVGDPSLVIDPGKVLDISAFLQGDRLVWKAPAGEWTILRTGMLPTGVTNSPADPEATGLEIDKMSRKHVEAHFEAFMGEIYRRIPAEDRACWKVVVQDSYETGGQNFTDDFLSEFQARYGYDPLPFLPAYEGYVVGSEDRSDRFLWDLRRLIADKVAYDYVGGLREVCHKYGLTTWLENYGHWGFPGEFLQYGGQSDEIGGEFWSFGDLGNIENRAASSCGHIYGKQKISAESFTSGGTPFSCYPAMMKQRGDRFFTEGINNTLLHVYISQPSEEREPGMNAWFSSEFNRLNTWYPQMDLFTSYLKRVNYMLQQGLNIADVAYFIGEDAPKMTGIVEPELPKGYQFDYINAEVIERDLFVKDGLLTLPHGTQYRILVLPKLETMRPELLAKIGKLIEDGAVVLGPAPKRSPSGESFPMADRQVKKLADELWGGLDGRNVKAVKRGKGELLLGMTMEEALMHIGCVPDCGLPADAPVLYGHRSAGDAEIYFVSNQKDETVEISPEFRIRSRQPELWDAVTGRIRMLPAYEETATGTVVPLKLHPYESAFVVFRRPAVKAEGTELELNYPVPQTLVRLDAPWRVSFEEKRRGPAVQTFARLEDISKNENPDIRYYSGTIWYETEFKLKKKPEGELYLNLNDVGVMAKVKINGQYAGGVWTAPYRVNVTDWVRKGKNKVEIEVVTTWMNRLIGDSGLPESERKTWTPCNSWKPADTLQKSGLIGPVYLESVN, from the coding sequence ATGAGGAAACCTCTGCTTAAAATACTGCTTTGCCTTTCACTATTGTCCCCTTTTACGGGGAGTGGCCAAGATAAAAATGTGCTTGAATCCGGCTTCGTGAATCCGGAGAAGCAAGTACAGACTTCCGTTTATTGGTATTGGATTTCTGGGAATATCTCGGAAGAAGGGGTGAAGAAAGACCTGTATTCGATGAAAGAAGCCGGGATCAACCGGGCTTTTATCGGGAATATCGGGCTGGAAGGAATCCAGACGCCTTATAAGACCGTGCCGTTCTATAGTGAAGAATGGTGGAAAATACTGCACGCAGCCCTTAAAACAGCAACGGAATTAGGAATAGAGATCGGCATCTTTAATTCACCCGGATGGAGCCAGTCGGGTGGACCGTGGGTGAAACCGGAGCAGGCGATGCGTTATCTGGCATCGGTAAAGGCGGAAGTCAGTGGAGGAAAACAGGTAGAGGTGATTTTGACGAAGCCGGATAAGGACTTTCAGGATGTAAAGGTGATCGCTTTTCCATCTGTCGGGAAGAAAACAACCCGGTTGTCGGCGGCAAATACCAAAGTGACATCTGCTATGTCTTTGCAAAATCTGAACCATTTGGTTGACGGGAATAAGGAAACAGTGATGCTTTTTACGGAAAAAAGCGAAAAGCCGGTGGCGATCGATTTCAGGACGGATCAACCGTTTATTTTACGCAGTTTGCAAATCTTCCCTGCCCGCCAGCCGATTCAAACCAATGCCCGTTTATTAGTAAAAGAGAACGGGGGCTATCGGATGCTGTCCGAATTTAAGATCGACCGTTTCAATGCGAATTTGAATGTCGGCTTCGATCCGTATGCTCCGGTTGTTATCTCTGTCCCGGAGACGACGGCAAGCGAGTTCCGGTTGGAACTGGCTAACACGGCATCCGGTACGGGATTGGGAGAGGTAGAATTCTTGTCCCTTCCTGCTGTGGAACGTTATCCCGAAAAGACATTAGCCAAGATGTTTCAGACTCCGCTTCCTTATTGGCATGAATACCAGTGGCCGGTACAACCGGAAGTGGGTGATCCCTCCCTGGTCATCGATCCGGGGAAAGTATTGGATATTTCTGCTTTCTTGCAAGGAGACCGCCTTGTTTGGAAAGCTCCGGCGGGAGAATGGACGATCCTGCGTACCGGTATGCTCCCGACGGGTGTGACGAACAGCCCGGCCGATCCCGAAGCGACCGGACTGGAGATAGATAAGATGAGCCGCAAGCATGTAGAAGCGCATTTCGAGGCTTTCATGGGTGAAATATACCGTCGTATTCCGGCTGAAGACCGTGCTTGCTGGAAAGTAGTCGTACAAGATAGTTACGAAACGGGCGGACAAAACTTTACCGACGATTTCTTGTCGGAATTCCAGGCGCGTTACGGTTATGACCCGTTACCGTTCCTTCCCGCTTATGAAGGATATGTGGTCGGGAGCGAGGATCGTTCCGACCGTTTCCTTTGGGATCTGCGCCGTCTGATTGCGGATAAAGTCGCATACGATTATGTCGGCGGCTTACGGGAGGTGTGCCATAAATATGGCTTGACGACCTGGTTGGAAAACTACGGGCACTGGGGGTTCCCCGGTGAGTTCCTGCAATATGGCGGACAATCGGACGAGATAGGAGGCGAGTTCTGGAGTTTTGGCGATTTGGGGAATATCGAGAACCGTGCCGCCTCTTCCTGCGGACATATTTATGGAAAGCAGAAGATTTCGGCCGAATCGTTCACCAGCGGCGGGACGCCTTTCAGTTGTTATCCTGCCATGATGAAACAGCGTGGCGACCGTTTCTTTACGGAAGGAATCAATAATACGTTGTTGCATGTCTATATCTCGCAGCCTTCGGAAGAACGGGAGCCGGGGATGAACGCTTGGTTCAGCAGCGAATTCAACCGGTTGAACACTTGGTATCCGCAGATGGATTTGTTTACATCTTATCTGAAACGTGTCAACTATATGTTGCAACAAGGTTTGAATATTGCCGATGTCGCTTATTTCATCGGCGAAGATGCTCCCAAGATGACCGGTATCGTAGAACCGGAACTGCCGAAAGGCTACCAGTTCGATTATATCAATGCCGAGGTGATCGAGCGCGACCTCTTTGTTAAAGACGGTTTGCTGACGTTGCCTCATGGTACGCAATACCGAATACTGGTACTTCCGAAGCTTGAGACCATGCGTCCTGAACTGCTTGCCAAGATCGGGAAACTGATCGAAGACGGGGCGGTTGTCTTGGGGCCTGCTCCGAAACGTTCGCCGAGTGGCGAATCTTTTCCGATGGCTGACAGGCAGGTTAAGAAATTGGCCGACGAATTATGGGGCGGTCTGGACGGGCGGAACGTGAAGGCTGTTAAAAGAGGAAAAGGTGAGTTGTTGTTGGGCATGACGATGGAAGAGGCCTTGATGCATATCGGTTGTGTACCGGACTGCGGATTGCCGGCGGATGCTCCGGTTCTCTACGGACACCGTTCTGCTGGAGATGCCGAGATCTATTTTGTCTCCAACCAGAAAGACGAGACGGTCGAGATCAGTCCGGAATTCCGTATCCGTTCAAGGCAACCGGAGTTATGGGATGCGGTAACCGGCCGTATTCGTATGCTTCCTGCTTATGAAGAGACAGCTACGGGGACAGTTGTTCCTTTGAAGTTGCATCCTTATGAGAGTGCTTTTGTCGTGTTCCGCCGGCCGGCCGTAAAGGCTGAGGGAACGGAACTGGAATTGAACTATCCGGTTCCGCAGACGCTTGTCCGCCTGGATGCTCCTTGGAGAGTCTCCTTTGAGGAAAAGAGAAGAGGACCGGCAGTTCAAACCTTTGCCCGCCTGGAAGATATCAGCAAGAACGAAAATCCCGATATCCGCTATTATTCCGGTACGATTTGGTACGAGACGGAATTTAAATTGAAAAAGAAACCGGAAGGCGAATTGTATCTGAATCTGAACGATGTCGGGGTAATGGCAAAAGTGAAGATCAACGGTCAGTATGCCGGGGGCGTTTGGACGGCTCCCTACCGGGTAAATGTAACGGATTGGGTTCGGAAAGGGAAGAACAAAGTCGAGATAGAGGTCGTTACCACTTGGATGAACCGTTTGATCGGTGATAGCGGTTTGCCGGAGTCCGAACGAAAAACCTGGACACCCTGCAATAGCTGGAAGCCTGCCGATACGTTGCAGAAATCCGGCCTGATCGGCCCTGTTTATCTAGAAAGTGTGAATTGA